In the genome of Micromonospora sp. Llam0, the window TCGCTGTGCGACATGCCGCAGTCCCGGAAAGAATGTCGCAGTGTGACATCGGATACCATCGCCACATGGCCCGCTGGCAACCGGACGCACGCGGCCGCTTGGAGGCGGCCGCCTTCGAGCTGTTCCGTGAGCGAGGCTTCGAGCAGACCACGGTCACCGACATCGCCGCCCATGCCGGCCTCGACAAACGCACCTTCTACCGGCTCTTCGGCGACAAGCGTGAGGCGCTCTTCAACGGCAGCGGGCAGCTGGAGGAGATCCTGGTCAAGGCGGTAGCCGAGACGGACGCCGCCCCTTTCGAGGCGGTCATCGCCGCCTTCCGTCAAGTGGCGCAGGAGATCTTCGCCGACCGCCTTGAGCTGGTCCGGGTGCGCCAGGCCATCATTGAGAGCAGCCCCGAACTGCAGGAGCGTGAACTGCGCAAGATGGGTTCGCTGGCGGTCGCGGTCGCCGCCGCCCTGCGCGCCAAGGGCCTCGGCGAGACCACGGCCGCCCTGGCCACCGAGTCGGGTGTCACGGTCTTCCGAGTTGCGTACGCCCGCTGGGTCGCGCCCGGCAGCGACGCCACGCTCACCGACCTGATCGCCGAGGTAGCCACCGAGCTACGCGCGATCACGTCGGCCCCAGTGCCATGCCCCGACCTCGGTCACCGCTGAACGGCTGCACTCTCACGCCGCTGGTCGCGCGCACTGAGCCTCGATCCACCGACGCGGTTCGTCTTGAGCTCGGTTGAATGGTTTCGGTATTGGGTGGTTTCGGGGCGTGGCTGAATCGCCGATTACGTGGTCGGCTTGCTCCGGGTGTTGTCGTTCGGGGGTTGGGGCGGGGGTTCGCGTGGCCTGTGGTCGGGCCCCTGGTCGCGCGTCGGTGTCGCTGTGGTCAGCCGGGTGCCGGGCGGACGGCGGTGAACAGGTTGTCGAACGCTGCCTGCCAGGGCCAGTGTTCGGGTAGGTGCAGGTGGATGGTGCGGGCCCGGTGCGCGAGGCGGGCGGCGACGGTGATGATGCGGGTGCGGATGGTCGAGGTCCGGGCGGTGGTCCAGGTGCCGGCGGCGAGGTGCCCGGCGGCGCGGGTGAGGTTGTGGGCGATGGCGGTGCGGGTCAGCCAGGCGTCGTTCGCTGAGAATCGGCCTGATGGCAGGTGCGCCAGAGGTCCGGCGATCAGGTCCGCGTTGATCTGCTCGATGACCGCGTGCTGGCGGTGCTGGGCTTCGGCCTGGACCAGGGTGTACGGGCTGTCGGTGAGTACCGCGTGGTACCGGTAGGTGGGCAGGAGTTCCTGCTGGCCGGGAGCCTGGGTGGGGTCGTCGCGGCGGACGCGGCGCACGATCAGCCGGGCGGTCACCTGCTGCCGGGTGCCGGCGAACGCGGTGTATTCGGTTTCGGCGATCTGCGCGTCGGAGATCCACCGCTGTTCCTGTTCGTCCCAGACGGCCTGCGGGTACCGGATGTCGGTCCACTGGTCGTCGCGGATGCTGTCGCACGCGGTGTGGACCTTGGCGTCGATCCGGGCGGTGACCGAGAACCGCACCTTGTGGCGTGGGCGGGTGGCGATGACCGCCTTGGCGTAGAAGGCGGAGTCGGCCCGGACCACGATCTCGCCGGTCGCGCCGCAGGATCGGGCGGTGGTGATCGTTTCGGCGATCATGCTCGCGGCGCCCCGGCCGGAGCCGGCGTTACCGGCGCGTAGCCGGGTGGCCGCGACGACCGGCGCGGACAGTGGCGTCGACACCGTCGCGACCAGGGGGTTGTAGCCGCGTAGCCGCACGTTGTAGCCGCCGATCCTGGTGTGGCCGAACCCGATGCCTTGTTTCTGTCTGCCGTAGACCCGGCGCAGCATCGAGTCGATGTCCACGAAGGTCAGCACGTCCGCGCCGGCCAGGATCGGCACCCGGGCGGCGAGGCCGATCAGGGTGTCGCGGGCAGCGGCGTGTAACTGGCGGACGTGGCCGTGGGTGAAGGTGCGCAGGAACGAGCCGAGTGTCGACGGCGCGTACACGCCGCCGAACAGTGAGCGCATGCCGCCGTGTCGGGCGATGTCGAGGTCGTCGATGCTGTCCGCGCCCGCGAGCATCCCGGCCACGATCGTGGCGACCTTCCCGGCCGGGTTCGCGCCTTTGTCGGTCGGCAGGCTGACCCGGTCCGCGACCGCGTCGTGCAGGCCGGCCTGCTCGGCAAGGCGCATCACCGGAACAAGGCCGGCGTACGACACCAGATTCGGGTCGTCGAACGTCGCGCGCACCACCGGCGCGTCATGGCGTAATCTCACCTGCGAGGTGCCCTCTCGAACCGGGTGATAGAAGCGTCAAAACTCCTATCCTTCCAGTTCAGAGGGCACTTTCTATAGCCGGGGTCCTGCCGGTCCAACCTTCATCGGTGGATCGAGGCTCAGTGCCAGTCCCCCTGCTCGGCGTGGAGGGGGTGCTGAATCCGTTCGCCGCGTCCTCCTGTCCTGACGGCTACCAGGAACGCGTGTTCTTCGAGAGTGAGGGCCCCGAGCGCTACTGCGTGTCAACAGCAGGGAGCAGGTCGAGAACCTGAGGCCGCATGGTAGGAACGGCGGGATGGCGCCGGGCCCTGTCAACTCGTAGGTCCGCGCGTCCTCGGACAGGAGATACATCGAGTTTGTTCACTGATCGAGTTGGTTCACTGGTAGAGCGGCGGATATGTGGCACCGGGTGCCTGCGTGTCGGCCCCGTAGCCGGCGCCCTGCTCTGCGCAGGTGCGTACGTACGGCCGGCCGGCGAGGTAACGGTCCCACTCATCGCGGGTGAGGTTCCGGCCGACCAGTTCACACGCGTGGCGTATCCAGGTGCCCGGGGTGGCCCAGAGCCGGACGGTGCCGTCGTCGGCGCCGCTGGCCAGCAGCTCACCGTCCGGGCTGAAGGCGACGGCGTTCACCTGCCTGAGGTGCGGGCTGAGCGGATCGGCGATCGGTTCGGCGGTGGCGACGTCCCAGAAGATGACCGACCGGTCCTCTCCGCCGGTGGCGAGGAGCCGGCCGTCGGGGCTGAACGCCCCTACCCTGATCGAGGCTTGATTTGGCAGCCGGTGATCCCGCAGCTCAGAGCCATAGCGGCGCCAGAGTCGAGCACCGCCGCTTTGCGCACCGGTCACGGTTAGCAGCGTGTCACCGTTCGGGCTGAGCGCCTCGACAAAAGTGGTTTCGAAGCTGACGCCGCCGGGACCGTCGCCGGCGATCTGTCCCTGGGCGATCTGGTCACCGCTGGTCACGTCCCAGATCCTTACCTGGCCCCGGTCTTTGCCCTCGGCAGCGGCTTGGCGCCCGTCGGACCTGAAGACCAGTGAGAGCCCGCGTCCGCCTGACTGCGCCGGCCCGACCGGTTGGCCGGTGGTCAGCTCCCGTACCGTGATTTCACCCTTGTCGGGATTGATCGCGTAACGCCCGCCGTCCGGGGCGAGCCGCACGACCGTTTCGAAAGTGTCGGGCATCGGATGTGGGGCCAGGAGTTTCCCGGACGGGATCTCCCACCGCTGGATCGCACTGCTGGTTCGGCTCGTCAGCGATCGTCCGTCCGGACTGAACACCACTTGGTGCGGCGCGGTTTCATTGTAGGTATCGTTCGGATCCAGGATCTTCCCGTCGGGGGTCCAAGGGCCGCCGAGCTGACGGCGGCTGGCAACGTCCCACAGCCGCACGCTGCCATCGAACCCGGCGGTGGCCAGTCTGGTCCCGTCAGGGCTGAAGACGACATCGTTCACGCTGCGGGCGTCCACTTTGATGGCAGCCTCCAGCGTCTGCCGGGCTGTGAGATTCCAGAGCCGGATCTGCTGATCATCTCCACCGGAGACCAGCAGCGTGCCGTCGCGGTTGACCGCCAGCGTCTCGACGCTGCCGACATGCCCGGCCAGACCCGGCCCGAGCTGCTGCCGAGTCTTCGGATCCCACTCCTGCACCACGCCCAAGGAGTCGGCGGTGACCAGGGTCGATCGGCCAGGCCGGAACACCAGGTCGCGGAGCGGGGCGGCGAGCCGGATCTCGCCGGTCTGCCGGCGGTCGGGGGAGAGCAGGTGCACCACCCTCTCCTCACCACCGACGGCCAGGAGCTTCCCGTCCGGGCTGAACGCCACCGCCAGCGCATTTTGCACAATGCGCAGCCGATCGACGACTCGGCGTGTGGACACATCGTAGTAGTCCACGATGCCCGATTCGCTGCTGCTAACCAGCAACCGGCCGTCAGGGCTGAAGGTGAGATCGGTGAGGTTGCCCGATCTCGCGTCGAGCGGTCCGCCGGACGGCTTGCGACTGGCCACGTCCCAGATTTGGATGGCGCCATTGTTGTCGAAACCGGCGAGCAGCCGGCTGTCGGGGCTGAACGCCAGGGTGTCGAGGAGCCATCCGTGGTCGGTCAATCGGTGCGGTGTCGGTGAATCTAGGCTTAGGTCCCACAGCGCGACGCCACCGAAACCGCTGGTGGCGAGGAACCGGCCATCCGGGCTGAAGGTGACGGCCTGCTCGGTCGGACCGCCGGTCAGGGTCTTCACCTGCCGACCGGTGTGCAGATCCCACAGCCGCACCTCACCGGGCCGGAGAGGGGCCGCCTCTTCCACGCTCGCCAGCAGGTTTCCGTCCGGGCTGACGGCGACACCCGTGACGGTGGCCCGGTGCCCGTAGAGCACCCGGGACACTTGGATCGGCCGGGACAGGAGGGACGCCAGGGTCGACCAGCCGTCCGGACCGGGGTCCGTTCGCAGCCCTTCCAGCGCGAGCAGCAACGCCAGGTCGGGCTGCCGGTCGGCCACCGCGCCCACCTCGCCGGCCAGCCGGCGGGCGTCCGCCCGACGCGCCTGCTCCAAAGCCCGCGCCGCATGGTGCTGCGCATCCTGTCGCTGGAGGAGCGCGTCCTGTCTCTGGACGAAGGCGAACGCGCCGAGTAGCACCGCGAGGACGAGCAGACCGGCCAGTACGGCGACGCGGCGGCGCTCCCGCCGCAGCCGGCCCTGCTGAGCCGTGGCGCTGAGCCGGACGTACTCGGCCAGGTCCGGTGGGGTGGCCTCCGGCCGGCGTCCGACCCAGTCCACGGCGGCGTCTAGGGCGGTGCCGTGCAGCAGCAGCTCCGGGTCGAGTCCAGGGCGGCCGCTCGTGCTGGCCTGCCACTGTGCGCGAGCGGCCTCCGCGCCCCACCGCCAGGTGAGAAAGTCGTGGTCATCTGCGAGCCAGCGGCGCAACGCGGCCCATTGGTGGATCAGGGCCTCGTGGGCGAGTTCCACGACCGGCGCGCCCGTGACGGGATCCCGGCCGGTGGTGACCAGCCGCCGATCGGCGAGCACGGTCACCACCGCGGTGGCTTCCGGCATGTCGTGCCCTGGGGTGGCGGCACGCAACTCGTCGAGGGTGCGCCGTTGTCGGGTGGCGGGCACGCCGGCGGCCTCGTCGCCAGGGCGGACAAGGGCGGTGATGATTTGGCGGGCCAACGGCGTCCGGTCTTCGGGCAGCGTCGCGCAGGAGTCGGCGTACGCCTGGTCGCACCACCGGTCCAACCAGCCGGTCACGCCGCCGATCCGGTCGTACGCGGCGTGGGTGAGCCGGCCGTCCGCCCGGCGGCGCCACAATTCGGCAAGCGCCGAGGACAGCAGCGGCAGGACCGTGGTCGGCGCGCTCCCAACCGCGCCCGACGGCTCGGTGACTAGCGCGGCGTCGCGGGCAATCCGCTCGGTCAGGCCGGGTTCCACCCCGAGCCCGACGGCCCGGGCCGGCTGTTCGACGATGGCGGCGAGGTCCGCCGCTTCCACCCGGGCCGGTATGTTCACCAGCCCCCGCTCCACCAGGGTCATCACCGCCGGTGCGGCGGCGGCGAGTCGGCTGTAGAAGTCGTCGCGCAGCGTCAGCAGCACCGTCGCGGTCGGTTCTCGGTCGGGTAGCTCCACCAGCTCCCGCAACAGCCGGGCGCGAGACTCCGCCGTCGTGGCGAGCAACAGTTCCTCGAACTGGTCGAGGACCAGCACCAGCCGTCCCGTATCCGGATGCCGGTCCCGCCAGCGGCGTACCGCCACGGCCAGCCCGGCCTCGGCGTCCGGCAGACCCCCCTGTGCCAGGTTCGCGTACGGGTCCTGGCCGGGCCGGGCGGTCACCCAGCCCCAGCGGTCGCTGCCAGGCAGCTCGGCCCGGTCCAATGCGGGCCGAACACCGGCCTGCACCAGTGAGGACTTGCCGCTGCCCGACGGTCCGAGCAGGGCAACGAAAGGGGGATGCCGGTCAATGCTGCCCAGCACCGCGGCGACCGGCCGGTCCCGGCCGTGGAACCACGCCGAGTCCGCGGTGGTGAAGGCCCGCAGTCCCGGGTACGGGCAGACCTGCGACAGCCGCAGGTCCGGATGGGTCGCCCGCAGGGTCTCGGTCGGGGTGACATAGCCGGTGGAACGCCCCCGACCGTGCCGGTCCGGGGCGGCAATGGAGTCCACCATTCCGATCACCAGGCCGGTCCCCTCGTCGACCACCGGCGCCCCGCTGAACCCCTCGGTCACCTCGGTGCAGTCGGTCAGTTGCAGCAGCTCGACGTCGTTGTCGCCGCGGATCCGGTCGCCGGTCACGGCGTACCCGAACTGGCCCTGGTCCGGTGCATTCGTGGGGAATCCGTAGGTCTTCACCGGACGCCGACCCGGACCGGCGGCGCCCAGGGGCAGCGGCCGGGCCGTCACCGGCGCAGGGTCGGCCATCCGCAGGAACGCCACGTCGCCCGCGCCGGGCGCCCCCCAGCGCGGCGCCGACACCCAGGCTCGCCGGAGCTCGTCGTCCAGGTGGGGGAAGCGGACCAGCACCGGGCCGTCCGGCGGTGTACTCCCGCCGCCACCGAGGACGTGGGCGCAGGTGGCGAGCAGTCCGTCGGCGACCAGGAACCCGGCACCGGCCACGCGGCCGGCGCCGTCGAGGACCTGCACCACACCCTGGACGAACCCCACCGGCGCGGCGCCGGCCCCGTCGGGTCGCCCGCCGGCATCCGGATCTTCCTGACCCCCCAAGGCCTTAGTCGGTCCGGTCGGCAGCGGAAGCCCAACGCATGGTCACCTTGAGGTTGCACTCGCCGCTCGACCGCGCAATCACGGCACCAAGCTCGGCGCGGAACTGCACACCGAACTCCACAGTGATCTCATCGGGCTCGGCCCGCCGCAGCTCCCCGAGCGCGGCGCGGGCCGCCACCGTCACCGGCCGCAACGCGGCCTCCATGCTCTGCGTGGCTCGCGCCAGCACCTCCCCGGGACGGCCCGCCTTCACCACACCGGAACGGCCGTCCACCTCCTCGATCTCCACGACCACCGTCCCGCCCTCATCCAGCGGAACCGCCATGAACTCGACCATGTCACTCCATTTTCCGTCGTTCGGGGCATTTCCGTCGTTCGGGGCAGCCGACACCGGATCAACCGTCCGGACCCGACTCGGGGTGGCTGACCGCCGCCGACCGCACCCTAACAAGTAGTGCCATAACCCAGTGGCCAACTGCCATTGATCGATTCGCTGGCCCGCGCACATTTCGGCCATCTTGTCGAGGTTGTCCAGCCCTCTGAGCTGA includes:
- a CDS encoding IS1380 family transposase, whose translation is MRLRHDAPVVRATFDDPNLVSYAGLVPVMRLAEQAGLHDAVADRVSLPTDKGANPAGKVATIVAGMLAGADSIDDLDIARHGGMRSLFGGVYAPSTLGSFLRTFTHGHVRQLHAAARDTLIGLAARVPILAGADVLTFVDIDSMLRRVYGRQKQGIGFGHTRIGGYNVRLRGYNPLVATVSTPLSAPVVAATRLRAGNAGSGRGAASMIAETITTARSCGATGEIVVRADSAFYAKAVIATRPRHKVRFSVTARIDAKVHTACDSIRDDQWTDIRYPQAVWDEQEQRWISDAQIAETEYTAFAGTRQQVTARLIVRRVRRDDPTQAPGQQELLPTYRYHAVLTDSPYTLVQAEAQHRQHAVIEQINADLIAGPLAHLPSGRFSANDAWLTRTAIAHNLTRAAGHLAAGTWTTARTSTIRTRIITVAARLAHRARTIHLHLPEHWPWQAAFDNLFTAVRPAPG
- a CDS encoding trypsin-like peptidase domain-containing protein, which encodes MGGQEDPDAGGRPDGAGAAPVGFVQGVVQVLDGAGRVAGAGFLVADGLLATCAHVLGGGGSTPPDGPVLVRFPHLDDELRRAWVSAPRWGAPGAGDVAFLRMADPAPVTARPLPLGAAGPGRRPVKTYGFPTNAPDQGQFGYAVTGDRIRGDNDVELLQLTDCTEVTEGFSGAPVVDEGTGLVIGMVDSIAAPDRHGRGRSTGYVTPTETLRATHPDLRLSQVCPYPGLRAFTTADSAWFHGRDRPVAAVLGSIDRHPPFVALLGPSGSGKSSLVQAGVRPALDRAELPGSDRWGWVTARPGQDPYANLAQGGLPDAEAGLAVAVRRWRDRHPDTGRLVLVLDQFEELLLATTAESRARLLRELVELPDREPTATVLLTLRDDFYSRLAAAAPAVMTLVERGLVNIPARVEAADLAAIVEQPARAVGLGVEPGLTERIARDAALVTEPSGAVGSAPTTVLPLLSSALAELWRRRADGRLTHAAYDRIGGVTGWLDRWCDQAYADSCATLPEDRTPLARQIITALVRPGDEAAGVPATRQRRTLDELRAATPGHDMPEATAVVTVLADRRLVTTGRDPVTGAPVVELAHEALIHQWAALRRWLADDHDFLTWRWGAEAARAQWQASTSGRPGLDPELLLHGTALDAAVDWVGRRPEATPPDLAEYVRLSATAQQGRLRRERRRVAVLAGLLVLAVLLGAFAFVQRQDALLQRQDAQHHAARALEQARRADARRLAGEVGAVADRQPDLALLLALEGLRTDPGPDGWSTLASLLSRPIQVSRVLYGHRATVTGVAVSPDGNLLASVEEAAPLRPGEVRLWDLHTGRQVKTLTGGPTEQAVTFSPDGRFLATSGFGGVALWDLSLDSPTPHRLTDHGWLLDTLAFSPDSRLLAGFDNNGAIQIWDVASRKPSGGPLDARSGNLTDLTFSPDGRLLVSSSESGIVDYYDVSTRRVVDRLRIVQNALAVAFSPDGKLLAVGGEERVVHLLSPDRRQTGEIRLAAPLRDLVFRPGRSTLVTADSLGVVQEWDPKTRQQLGPGLAGHVGSVETLAVNRDGTLLVSGGDDQQIRLWNLTARQTLEAAIKVDARSVNDVVFSPDGTRLATAGFDGSVRLWDVASRRQLGGPWTPDGKILDPNDTYNETAPHQVVFSPDGRSLTSRTSSAIQRWEIPSGKLLAPHPMPDTFETVVRLAPDGGRYAINPDKGEITVRELTTGQPVGPAQSGGRGLSLVFRSDGRQAAAEGKDRGQVRIWDVTSGDQIAQGQIAGDGPGGVSFETTFVEALSPNGDTLLTVTGAQSGGARLWRRYGSELRDHRLPNQASIRVGAFSPDGRLLATGGEDRSVIFWDVATAEPIADPLSPHLRQVNAVAFSPDGELLASGADDGTVRLWATPGTWIRHACELVGRNLTRDEWDRYLAGRPYVRTCAEQGAGYGADTQAPGATYPPLYQ
- a CDS encoding CU044_2847 family protein, whose amino-acid sequence is MSAAPNDGNAPNDGKWSDMVEFMAVPLDEGGTVVVEIEEVDGRSGVVKAGRPGEVLARATQSMEAALRPVTVAARAALGELRRAEPDEITVEFGVQFRAELGAVIARSSGECNLKVTMRWASAADRTD
- a CDS encoding TetR family transcriptional regulator; the encoded protein is MARWQPDARGRLEAAAFELFRERGFEQTTVTDIAAHAGLDKRTFYRLFGDKREALFNGSGQLEEILVKAVAETDAAPFEAVIAAFRQVAQEIFADRLELVRVRQAIIESSPELQERELRKMGSLAVAVAAALRAKGLGETTAALATESGVTVFRVAYARWVAPGSDATLTDLIAEVATELRAITSAPVPCPDLGHR